In the genome of Microbacterium paraoxydans, the window GGACCGGTGCGATCCTCATCGACACCGATCTGCTCCCGGCGCTGGGGGAGCGACAGCACTGGGGCGAGGACCTCGTGCATCTCGGCAGTCGGGGCCACCGGGTGCTCGCCTATCGCGTCGCGGAGGTGCTCGGGGTGCCGCACGCCGACGCGCTGGGAGCGCTGGATGCGGCGTTGCACGAGAACGAGCCGATCGGACGCGCGGCCTGGTGGCGGCAGTACGCGCTCCCGTGGGTGTGGCGACGACTCCACGGCCGCGCGGCGGGGGACGGGCGTCGGGCCAAGCACGACGACTACGTCTACCTCGGACGCTCCACTGTGCGGCAGGACGCGAGCGTGGTCTGACCGACGGGGCCTCAGCGTCGTCCCATCCCGAGGTAGGTCCAGCCGGCAGCCCGCCACGCGTCGGCATCCAGACAGTTCCGCCCGTCGATCACGATGCGGCCCCGCACGAGCCCGCCGGCGTGCTGGGGACGGAGCTCCCGGCGGTACTCGTCCCACTCCGTGACGACGACGACCGCATCCGCGTCCCGCAGGGCCTCGTCCCTGGACGAGGCGTACCCGAGCTGCGGATGTCGTTCGCGGGCGTTCTCGATCGCCGCGGGATCCGTCACCACGACATCGGCCCCCAGTCCCCGCAGCCGCACGGCGACCTCCAGGGCGGGAGAGTCGCGGACGTCGTCGCTGAAGGGCTTGAAGGCCGCACCGAGGACGGCGATCCTCCGCCCGAAGACGAGGCCGCCGAGCGCATCCACCACGAGGCGCACCGCCCGATCCCGTCGGCGGAGGTTGATGGCGTCCACCTCGTGCAGGAACCCGACGGCCTCCCCGCGTCCGAGCTCCTCGGCGCGCGCCGCGAACGCGCGGATGTCCTTGGGCAGGCAGCCGCCCCCGAACCCGATTCCCGAGCCGAGGTAGCGACGGCCGATGCGCGGGTCGTGTCCGAGTGCTTCGGCGAGGAGGGTGACGTCCGCTCCGGCCGCCTCGGCGATCTCGGCCATGGCGTTGATGAACGAGATCTTCGTCGCGAGGAACGCGTTGGCGGCGCCCTTCACGAGCTCCGCGGTGGCCAGGTCGGTGACGAGGAAGGGCGCGCCCGCGTCGATCGCCGCGGCGTACACGCGGCGGAGCAGGTCGACGGCGGCGGCGCCCTGCGGGGTGTCCTCGACGCCGGCCACCAGACGGTCGGGGCGGAGGGTGTCGTGGACGGCCCAGCCCTCCCGGAGGAACTCGGGGTTCCAGGCGAGCGTCGCGCCGGTCTCCGCGATCCGACGGGCGAGACGGGCTGCGGTGCCCACGGGGACCGTCGACTTCCCGGCCACAACCGCCCCCGGTCGCAGGTGGGGGAGCAGCCCGTCGATCGCCGCGTCGACGAAGCGGAGGTCGGCCGCGGGCCCGGAGGCGGACTGCGGGGTACCGACCGCGAGGAAGTGCACCTCCGCCCCGGCAGCGGCCGCCGGATCAGCGGCGAAGCGCAACCGCCCTGACCGCACCCCGTCCTCGAGGAGCTCGGCGAGGCCAGGCTCGAAGAAGGGCGCGGCACCCGCGGTGAGGTCGGCGACCTTGCCCTCGTCCACGTCGATCCCCACGACATCGTGACCGAGCGAGGCCATCGCCGCAGCGTGCACCGCTCCCAGATACCCGCATCCGATCACTGACATCCGCATGCGCCCAGCACAGCCGAGCCGTCTCTCGCTCCGGCGCACGCACGGTGAACGCCGGGTGACGGTCGGGTGTCGGGACCGCGCCGAGCGCGGAACCCTCGGGTCTTGACGGACACGCTGGTAGTGTGGTCGAGGGTGACTCCGGTCACCCGACAATTTCACATCGACTCATGGAGCGATCGGCGGAGAAGCTGGTCCCCTGTGGTGGGTTCCTCGGCGCACGTCGGGTGGCTTTCTACTGGTGGCCAGCGCAGGCGAGATTCGCGGGAATGCCCGCGCGCCCGAACCCTTCCGTTCCGCTCCTTTGAACACGCTCGCGCGTCACACGGATTCGCGAGTCTAAACAAAGAAGGAGAGACCTCTTGGAAGGTCCTGAAATCACCGCCACCGAGGCCGTTCTCGACAACGGCCGCTTCGGCACCCGCACCATCCGCTTCGAGACCGGCCGCCTCGCGCAGCAGGCTCAGGGCGCCGT includes:
- a CDS encoding UDP-glucose dehydrogenase family protein — its product is MRMSVIGCGYLGAVHAAAMASLGHDVVGIDVDEGKVADLTAGAAPFFEPGLAELLEDGVRSGRLRFAADPAAAAGAEVHFLAVGTPQSASGPAADLRFVDAAIDGLLPHLRPGAVVAGKSTVPVGTAARLARRIAETGATLAWNPEFLREGWAVHDTLRPDRLVAGVEDTPQGAAAVDLLRRVYAAAIDAGAPFLVTDLATAELVKGAANAFLATKISFINAMAEIAEAAGADVTLLAEALGHDPRIGRRYLGSGIGFGGGCLPKDIRAFAARAEELGRGEAVGFLHEVDAINLRRRDRAVRLVVDALGGLVFGRRIAVLGAAFKPFSDDVRDSPALEVAVRLRGLGADVVVTDPAAIENARERHPQLGYASSRDEALRDADAVVVVTEWDEYRRELRPQHAGGLVRGRIVIDGRNCLDADAWRAAGWTYLGMGRR